In a single window of the Anaplasma platys genome:
- a CDS encoding triosephosphate isomerase, translated as MSFLVVANWKANGSRELAESFLDSVSSSISPFGSSFQEKCKVVLCPPFTSMPRKTSDNVLIELGGQDCFHNKKGCTGAISAEMLKSLGCKYVILGHSDRRSLLNEGDFLIKQKALAAIEAGVVPVICVGETLEEREGGRYAEVLKGQCKNCLPEKGDFFVAYEPVWAIGGAVIPDLRIVEESLHVIREHRPELKVMYGGSVNENNICSLITDLKGVAGVLVGGASLSADSFTQMIKNFVRCL; from the coding sequence ATGTCCTTTCTCGTCGTAGCAAATTGGAAGGCGAATGGAAGCAGGGAGCTTGCTGAAAGCTTTTTAGATTCAGTCTCTTCCAGCATCTCTCCTTTCGGTTCTAGCTTCCAGGAAAAATGTAAGGTAGTACTATGTCCTCCCTTTACATCTATGCCGAGAAAAACTTCCGACAATGTTCTCATAGAACTAGGCGGGCAGGATTGCTTTCATAACAAAAAGGGCTGCACTGGCGCGATAAGCGCTGAAATGCTTAAGAGTCTTGGCTGCAAGTATGTCATATTGGGTCATTCCGATAGGAGAAGTCTACTAAATGAAGGTGATTTCTTGATTAAACAAAAAGCACTTGCAGCCATCGAAGCTGGGGTCGTTCCCGTAATATGTGTTGGTGAGACTTTAGAAGAGAGAGAAGGGGGGCGGTATGCTGAGGTTTTAAAGGGTCAGTGCAAAAACTGTCTGCCGGAAAAGGGCGACTTTTTTGTCGCTTATGAGCCAGTTTGGGCGATAGGAGGAGCTGTTATTCCTGACTTAAGAATTGTAGAAGAATCTCTTCATGTAATTAGGGAACACAGACCCGAACTGAAGGTAATGTATGGAGGTTCAGTGAATGAGAACAACATATGTTCTTTAATAACAGATTTAAAAGGCGTTGCAGGAGTTCTCGTTGGTGGCGCTAGTTTATCTGCAGATTCTTTCACTCAGATGATCAAAAATTTTGTCAGGTGCTTATAG
- a CDS encoding TAXI family TRAP transporter solute-binding subunit: protein MLRVIMVGFISLCCFSSMFFSNLALAKEANNREFVLIGTGSMMGVYYSIGGGVCKFVVAHYGMENPGKKLICSTSSTSGSVYNLNSIRRGAMDVGAAQSYLGYYAYTGKGLYRSTPPMKNLRLLAFLHREYLTLIVRSDSGIKTLSDIKGKRVNIGAAGTGVRSALLSIIKAKGWTSDDFLVTTDFAPSEQVQALCDGKIDVVSDFIGHPNALMQVAEATCNATIIPFERDFIEEFLKKHPYYHQGVIPGKIYASVPGDILTITDRACMYATDALPESMAYLVVRSMASNLEKLREISGALRELTLLDMVGGRSMNTADFPVPLHKGAEKFYREEGMLAAE from the coding sequence ATGCTTCGGGTAATAATGGTGGGATTTATATCCCTTTGTTGCTTTTCTTCTATGTTTTTTAGCAATCTAGCTTTGGCAAAAGAAGCTAATAATAGGGAATTTGTTCTGATAGGGACAGGGTCGATGATGGGGGTGTACTACTCCATTGGTGGAGGAGTGTGTAAGTTTGTTGTCGCGCATTATGGAATGGAAAACCCTGGAAAGAAGCTTATTTGTTCAACGTCGTCTACATCAGGTAGCGTTTATAATCTTAATTCTATTAGGCGAGGAGCAATGGATGTCGGTGCGGCGCAATCATATTTAGGATATTACGCTTATACGGGAAAGGGGCTGTATAGAAGTACTCCGCCAATGAAAAACCTCAGATTGTTGGCATTCTTGCATCGGGAGTACCTAACCTTGATTGTGAGAAGCGACTCTGGCATTAAAACGCTTAGTGACATTAAGGGAAAGAGAGTAAACATAGGAGCCGCGGGAACTGGTGTTCGCTCTGCGCTGCTAAGTATTATAAAAGCAAAGGGTTGGACCAGTGATGATTTTCTCGTGACTACAGATTTTGCCCCTTCGGAACAGGTGCAAGCATTATGTGATGGTAAAATAGATGTAGTTTCCGATTTTATTGGGCATCCTAATGCTTTGATGCAAGTTGCAGAAGCAACCTGTAATGCAACTATAATTCCCTTTGAACGCGATTTTATAGAAGAGTTCCTGAAGAAGCATCCTTACTATCACCAAGGGGTCATTCCAGGTAAAATATATGCAAGCGTTCCAGGTGATATATTAACTATCACCGATCGAGCATGTATGTATGCTACCGATGCGCTGCCTGAATCAATGGCTTATTTAGTAGTCAGATCTATGGCTTCAAACTTGGAAAAGCTTCGTGAAATAAGTGGAGCATTGAGAGAACTTACTCTCCTTGATATGGTAGGAGGAAGGTCTATGAATACGGCTGATTTTCCAGTGCCGTTGCATAAGGGGGCAGAAAAGTTCTACAGAGAGGAGGGAATGCTGGCAGCAGAGTAG
- a CDS encoding dihydroneopterin aldolase, translating to MIFHLKIEDLIVNMDIGVYNWERVLKQKVIVCLDVSYIYKNGEFVDYEAARNKVAGLLTSKKYDLLESAATDVVHFLKKEYEGVVTKCCVKLHKHRCSFGDYKAFCVATEWAAMP from the coding sequence GTGATATTCCATCTAAAAATAGAAGATCTTATAGTAAATATGGACATAGGCGTTTATAACTGGGAAAGGGTGCTGAAGCAGAAAGTGATTGTCTGTTTGGATGTGTCCTACATATATAAGAATGGAGAGTTTGTTGATTATGAAGCCGCAAGAAATAAGGTAGCCGGCTTGCTAACGAGTAAAAAATACGATCTTTTAGAAAGTGCGGCTACTGATGTGGTTCATTTTTTAAAGAAAGAATATGAAGGCGTAGTTACGAAATGCTGTGTGAAATTACACAAGCACAGGTGTTCATTTGGTGACTATAAGGCGTTTTGCGTCGCAACAGAATGGGCTGCTATGCCTTAG
- the tsaD gene encoding tRNA (adenosine(37)-N6)-threonylcarbamoyltransferase complex transferase subunit TsaD — protein sequence METSCDETAVAVLTDSGRVMSHEVLSQKEHSSFGGVVPEIAARAHFDFLHKMVENTVLDNGIKFSELAAIAVTTGPGLVGSLIVGVMFSKAIAYVTKRPIVAVNHLEAHALVARICHDIDFPFLVLIISGGHCQFVMARDVGSYSKLGGSIDDSLGEAFDKVSRMLGFGYPGGIIVEKMALRGRGDRFHFPRALVDRPGCDFSFSGLKTAVRSVIEGEQSLSAKNLISAPAILTLHSITVRDKKHRARGDLKRHTCTASLTQRLLLFL from the coding sequence ATAGAAACGAGCTGTGACGAAACTGCTGTTGCTGTATTGACAGATAGTGGAAGGGTAATGTCACACGAAGTTTTATCTCAAAAAGAGCATTCTTCCTTTGGGGGAGTTGTGCCAGAAATAGCCGCAAGGGCCCATTTTGACTTTTTGCACAAAATGGTTGAAAACACCGTGCTAGATAACGGAATAAAGTTCAGCGAGCTGGCAGCAATCGCGGTAACGACCGGACCTGGCCTTGTCGGTTCCCTTATAGTGGGAGTCATGTTCTCTAAAGCTATAGCATATGTAACTAAGAGACCTATTGTTGCTGTTAATCACCTAGAAGCACATGCTCTAGTAGCAAGAATTTGTCACGATATAGATTTTCCATTCCTTGTTCTCATTATATCTGGAGGGCATTGTCAATTTGTGATGGCGCGTGATGTGGGATCTTACTCTAAACTAGGTGGCTCAATAGATGATTCCTTGGGAGAGGCTTTTGACAAGGTATCTCGCATGTTGGGATTTGGATATCCAGGGGGAATTATAGTTGAAAAAATGGCTTTGAGAGGGAGGGGAGATAGGTTCCATTTTCCCAGAGCATTGGTGGACAGACCGGGATGTGATTTTTCATTTTCAGGACTCAAGACAGCAGTGAGAAGTGTAATTGAAGGAGAGCAGAGCTTAAGCGCTAAAAACCTCATCTCTGCGCCGGCAATATTAACTCTGCATAGCATCACTGTCCGAGATAAAAAACACAGGGCAAGAGGAGATTTAAAAAGGCACACTTGCACGGCGTCACTTACCCAACGACTCCTTCTTTTTCTCTAA
- a CDS encoding malate dehydrogenase yields the protein MKKSSNGVKVSLVGSGNIGGMLAYMLGSSGLVREITLVDVDEGFPKGKMLDIGQALTAMGVDVHMESSADYSAVKGSDAIVVTAGLPRKEGMSREDLLLTNAAVIGDVAKSIGRYAPDAFVIVVTNPLDAMVWHMHRCSGLPDNKVVGMAGILDSARFSFFLARHMNVSVSSVSAMVLGGHGDLILPILRHSTVGGGSVADLIESHRVSEADIKAIVERTRKGGEEIVKLFKKGSAFCAPAAACFAMLKSFIMDTRTILPCSSCLRGKYGVEDGLFVGVPVMIGSNGIEEVIEYSLSDNEKDAFSKSVELIKGSIAALS from the coding sequence ATGAAAAAATCTTCCAACGGAGTCAAGGTTTCACTGGTCGGTTCGGGAAACATTGGTGGAATGCTGGCGTATATGCTTGGGTCTTCCGGGTTAGTGAGAGAAATCACATTGGTCGATGTTGATGAAGGTTTTCCCAAGGGAAAGATGCTTGATATAGGGCAGGCCTTGACAGCTATGGGGGTTGATGTTCATATGGAAAGCAGCGCTGATTACTCAGCGGTCAAAGGTTCTGATGCTATCGTAGTCACTGCTGGACTACCTAGAAAAGAGGGCATGAGCAGAGAAGATTTGCTCCTCACCAATGCAGCCGTGATAGGAGATGTCGCGAAGAGCATTGGAAGGTACGCTCCTGATGCTTTTGTTATAGTAGTAACAAACCCCTTGGATGCCATGGTCTGGCATATGCACAGATGTTCTGGCTTGCCAGACAATAAAGTCGTGGGAATGGCTGGAATACTAGATTCCGCCAGATTTTCTTTCTTTCTAGCGCGGCACATGAACGTTTCTGTTAGTAGTGTGTCGGCGATGGTGTTGGGTGGACATGGCGACCTGATTCTACCTATACTTAGGCATTCTACGGTTGGAGGTGGATCTGTTGCCGACTTAATAGAAAGTCATAGAGTTAGTGAGGCCGATATTAAAGCCATAGTTGAAAGAACGCGAAAAGGCGGTGAAGAAATTGTGAAATTGTTCAAGAAAGGGTCTGCATTTTGTGCGCCGGCAGCTGCTTGTTTTGCAATGCTTAAGTCATTTATAATGGACACTAGGACCATTTTACCTTGTTCGTCATGTCTCAGAGGAAAGTATGGTGTGGAAGACGGGCTTTTTGTTGGTGTTCCAGTAATGATAGGTTCCAATGGGATAGAAGAGGTTATCGAGTATTCTCTGTCCGATAACGAAAAGGATGCTTTTTCTAAGTCCGTAGAGCTCATTAAAGGATCTATCGCGGCGTTATCTTAG
- the terL gene encoding phage terminase large subunit, which translates to EKLKYLALKDLVKSLYAKWKPSVVLIEERASGYQLIQELDSIIPILPFNPSGSKLARLMKCVPIIQAGYVFFPEYAVWLQDFECEICSFPYSAHDDQVDSMTQAILWVQESFVAGFGLREL; encoded by the coding sequence GAAAAGCTTAAGTACTTGGCTTTGAAGGATTTGGTAAAAAGCTTATATGCCAAATGGAAGCCCAGTGTTGTTTTAATAGAAGAAAGGGCCAGTGGTTATCAGCTAATACAGGAGCTAGATTCCATCATTCCTATTTTGCCTTTTAATCCAAGTGGAAGTAAGCTTGCACGTTTAATGAAATGTGTGCCCATCATCCAAGCAGGCTATGTGTTTTTTCCAGAGTACGCTGTGTGGTTACAAGATTTTGAATGTGAAATCTGCTCATTTCCGTATTCTGCACACGATGACCAGGTCGACAGCATGACTCAAGCTATATTATGGGTTCAAGAATCTTTTGTTGCAGGGTTTGGTCTCAGAGAATTATGA
- the lepA gene encoding translation elongation factor 4, which yields MDRSSIRNFAIIAHIDHGKSTLADRLIESCNALAARDMKEQVLDSMDIERERGITIKAQTVRLTYNAKDGKVYYLNLVDTPGHVDFSYEVSRSLAACEGSLLVIDSSQGVEAQTLANVYKAVENDHEIITVLNKVDLASADPEKVKVQVESMVGLDASDAVLVSAKTGVGISDVLEAIIERLPAPKGDVDAPLKAVLVDSWYDPYLGIVILVRIRDGVLRKGMKIAMMSTGAVYPVENVGVFTPSKQMVDSLTVGEIGFITAGIKELSACKVGDTVTEDSRRCDEALPGFRATCPVVFCSLFPVDAGSFEHLREALSKLRLNDASFTFDMENSTALGYGFRCGFLGMLHLEVVQERLEREFDLDLTATAPSVVYRVTDKRNVIKDIHNPNDLPEAHEILMVEEPWVKATIMVPDQYIGPMLALCNGKRGERIDLSYSGNMALLQYRLPLAEIVFDFYDRLKSISKGYASFDWQMDGYSLAEISKLTFLINSEPVDALACIIHKSKVEVRGREICERLKDLIPRQQYKIAIQAAVGAKIIARETIAPYRKDVTAKVYGRDATRKMKLLEKQKKGKKRLRSIGNVNVPQSAFIQALQMKD from the coding sequence GTGGATAGGAGCTCAATAAGAAATTTTGCGATTATAGCACATATAGATCATGGTAAATCAACGCTAGCTGACCGGCTTATAGAATCTTGTAATGCGTTGGCAGCCAGGGATATGAAGGAGCAAGTCCTTGACTCCATGGATATAGAACGCGAGCGTGGGATTACGATAAAAGCTCAGACTGTTAGGCTTACGTATAATGCAAAAGATGGAAAGGTTTACTATCTAAATTTGGTAGATACTCCCGGGCATGTTGACTTTTCTTATGAAGTGAGCAGGAGTTTGGCGGCCTGCGAAGGCTCCTTGTTGGTTATAGACAGTAGCCAAGGTGTTGAGGCGCAAACGCTGGCCAATGTTTACAAGGCAGTCGAAAATGATCATGAAATTATTACAGTACTCAATAAGGTTGATCTAGCCTCTGCAGATCCTGAGAAGGTCAAGGTGCAGGTTGAGTCGATGGTTGGCCTTGATGCAAGTGATGCAGTGTTAGTATCAGCAAAAACTGGCGTTGGGATTTCAGATGTCTTAGAGGCGATAATAGAGCGTCTTCCCGCCCCTAAAGGAGATGTCGATGCTCCGTTAAAGGCGGTTTTGGTTGACAGTTGGTATGACCCGTATTTGGGAATTGTGATTCTGGTACGCATCAGGGATGGAGTGCTACGCAAGGGAATGAAGATTGCCATGATGTCTACAGGCGCTGTGTACCCCGTTGAAAATGTAGGTGTGTTCACGCCCTCAAAACAGATGGTTGACTCGCTCACTGTAGGGGAAATTGGTTTCATAACGGCTGGAATTAAAGAGCTATCAGCTTGTAAAGTTGGTGATACTGTAACTGAGGATAGCAGAAGATGTGATGAAGCTTTGCCGGGTTTCAGAGCTACCTGCCCTGTGGTTTTTTGTAGTTTGTTCCCAGTGGATGCCGGCAGCTTTGAACATCTGCGTGAAGCGTTAAGTAAGCTGCGCTTGAACGACGCTAGCTTTACTTTTGATATGGAGAATTCCACGGCATTAGGTTATGGATTTCGTTGTGGCTTTTTGGGTATGCTTCATCTGGAGGTGGTGCAGGAAAGACTGGAGCGAGAATTTGACTTAGATCTCACTGCGACTGCGCCTAGTGTAGTATACAGGGTTACTGATAAGCGAAATGTGATAAAGGATATACACAATCCCAATGATTTACCTGAAGCGCATGAAATTCTCATGGTAGAAGAGCCTTGGGTCAAGGCTACTATCATGGTGCCTGATCAGTATATAGGTCCCATGTTGGCGCTTTGTAACGGGAAGAGAGGTGAGCGTATAGATTTGTCTTACAGTGGCAACATGGCTCTGCTTCAGTATAGACTACCACTGGCCGAGATTGTGTTTGATTTTTATGATAGGCTAAAATCCATATCCAAGGGATATGCTAGTTTTGACTGGCAAATGGATGGATACAGTTTAGCGGAAATATCAAAGTTGACGTTTCTTATAAATAGTGAGCCGGTCGATGCTCTTGCATGCATAATACATAAGTCAAAAGTTGAGGTGCGGGGAAGGGAGATTTGCGAGCGTCTAAAAGATCTCATCCCGCGTCAGCAGTATAAGATAGCAATACAGGCAGCTGTAGGGGCTAAAATCATTGCCCGTGAGACGATAGCTCCGTATCGGAAGGATGTTACTGCGAAGGTATATGGCCGCGATGCCACCAGGAAAATGAAACTTTTGGAAAAGCAGAAAAAAGGTAAAAAGCGTTTAAGGTCCATAGGAAATGTGAATGTGCCTCAAAGTGCATTCATTCAAGCATTACAGATGAAGGATTAA
- the ubiG gene encoding bifunctional 2-polyprenyl-6-hydroxyphenol methylase/3-demethylubiquinol 3-O-methyltransferase UbiG: MTSVDHEEVKRFSSFADMWWTGENFEILHKINPLRVKYILAHLPREIKELRFLDIGCGGGILCESLAKLGMKVTGIDPSEEGISVARDHAKKGGLDIEYHATNVDAFREDKKGICYDAIALMEVVEHANSLSSLLADSCKLLKKGGIVFVSTLNRTIKALLLGIIAAEYVLGWVPRGTHTWKKFVKPSEIYEILQENEVIIQDIKGIVYKVLENKWLLSDRDIGVNYIIAARKIR; this comes from the coding sequence ATGACGAGCGTTGATCATGAGGAAGTAAAAAGGTTCTCGTCGTTTGCTGATATGTGGTGGACTGGAGAAAATTTTGAAATATTGCACAAGATAAACCCTTTAAGAGTTAAGTATATTCTTGCACACCTTCCTCGTGAGATAAAAGAACTGCGATTTCTTGATATAGGCTGTGGTGGGGGGATACTTTGTGAGTCCTTAGCTAAATTAGGAATGAAAGTGACAGGAATAGATCCCTCAGAGGAAGGGATAAGTGTTGCTCGCGATCATGCAAAGAAAGGAGGATTAGATATAGAGTATCACGCGACAAATGTTGATGCTTTTCGTGAAGACAAAAAGGGCATTTGTTACGATGCTATTGCCCTAATGGAGGTAGTAGAGCATGCAAATTCTCTGAGCAGTTTACTAGCAGATTCATGTAAGCTATTGAAAAAGGGTGGAATAGTCTTTGTTTCTACGCTCAACAGGACCATAAAGGCTCTACTTCTAGGTATTATCGCGGCAGAATATGTGCTGGGATGGGTACCGCGGGGAACACATACATGGAAAAAATTCGTAAAGCCATCAGAAATTTATGAAATTCTCCAGGAAAATGAAGTCATTATCCAGGATATAAAGGGGATAGTTTATAAAGTACTGGAGAACAAGTGGTTGCTGAGTGACCGTGATATTGGGGTGAATTATATTATTGCGGCAAGAAAAATACGATAA
- the rpiB gene encoding ribose 5-phosphate isomerase B yields the protein MFVVNKIFISSDHAGIELRQVLSSYLESLGCTVVDCGCDPEGSESVDYPDYVPEVVRRISDTSFGVLICGTGIGMSIAANRHRNVRAALCFNMSFAKLAREHNNANILCFGSRYISQDTAKDVMHAFITTKFLGGRHAIRVQKLG from the coding sequence GTGTTTGTAGTAAACAAGATTTTTATCTCTTCTGACCATGCTGGAATAGAATTAAGACAGGTTTTGAGCTCATATCTTGAGAGTTTAGGGTGCACCGTGGTGGACTGTGGATGTGACCCTGAAGGGAGTGAGTCAGTTGACTATCCAGATTATGTCCCAGAAGTAGTAAGGAGAATTTCTGATACGAGTTTTGGAGTTCTTATATGTGGAACGGGTATCGGAATGAGTATCGCTGCCAATAGACATCGTAACGTTAGAGCTGCTCTTTGTTTCAATATGAGTTTTGCAAAACTCGCGCGGGAACACAATAACGCAAATATTCTTTGCTTCGGCTCACGCTATATAAGCCAAGACACAGCAAAAGATGTTATGCATGCCTTTATAACAACCAAATTTCTGGGTGGTAGGCACGCCATCAGAGTTCAAAAGCTTGGATAG
- a CDS encoding methyltransferase domain-containing protein — MPFCRRLTRFRRESAISFSHKLLIEVALLLSERVSMFLSRKKDEGVNVLVLGCRDGRVADELQPFLSQADKVYQCDVSPSILSSTNGACCIVADDEALPFRERSFDFLVSNLTLHNINDLVMVLTRFRSLLRPGGLFFAATFGNATLRDVKKAVIKTEGERIVARIQPFNYVSEWPMLLRKCGFQDIVVDVNLIEVSYDSLYHLFKDLKSMGEGNTFRKLYEPIGRRALDRAWDIYKESVGWKTEGPVPVCFEIAILKGNNKPWCP, encoded by the coding sequence ATGCCTTTTTGTCGCAGGCTCACTAGGTTTCGTAGAGAGTCTGCGATTTCTTTTTCTCATAAGTTACTGATAGAAGTAGCCTTGCTGCTGAGTGAGCGAGTCTCGATGTTCTTGTCTCGTAAAAAGGACGAGGGGGTGAATGTTCTTGTTCTGGGATGTAGAGATGGGAGGGTTGCAGATGAATTGCAACCATTTTTGTCGCAAGCTGATAAGGTATATCAGTGTGATGTTTCTCCATCTATTCTATCTAGTACCAATGGTGCTTGTTGCATTGTTGCCGACGATGAGGCTTTACCGTTCCGGGAGCGGAGTTTTGACTTCCTTGTTAGCAACTTGACGCTACACAATATAAATGATCTTGTTATGGTACTCACGCGTTTCCGGTCTCTATTGCGGCCAGGAGGGCTCTTTTTTGCTGCAACTTTCGGCAATGCTACTCTGCGTGATGTAAAAAAAGCAGTAATAAAAACTGAAGGAGAGAGGATAGTTGCTAGAATACAGCCATTTAACTATGTATCAGAGTGGCCCATGCTACTGCGGAAGTGCGGTTTTCAGGATATTGTGGTCGACGTCAACTTAATAGAAGTCAGTTACGATAGCCTGTATCACCTGTTTAAAGACCTTAAGAGCATGGGGGAGGGAAACACGTTTCGTAAGCTCTATGAACCAATAGGTCGTCGTGCTCTGGATAGGGCATGGGATATTTATAAAGAATCAGTCGGTTGGAAAACAGAAGGACCGGTCCCTGTGTGCTTTGAAATAGCTATTCTTAAGGGAAATAACAAGCCTTGGTGTCCGTAG
- a CDS encoding RDD family protein yields the protein MQEKIRKVMEWASNFVLYPFGRPKKYEEGELHYMSGTRRCISALIDLVLVAVVLQLVHGAFVYVFPRDEATFKAVEKYKMGGTLREDEAAIKNVYLFKVITLQAVQLVMVYLYFVYSWVKFSMTIGGFLMRIQVIDEDSLEAIGVKQATKRFLFVMLSGLPLGIGIFWSNFDPRKRAWHDMLAKTVVVTISSLEKKKESLGK from the coding sequence ATGCAGGAAAAAATACGAAAAGTAATGGAATGGGCTTCGAATTTCGTTCTCTACCCCTTCGGGCGCCCTAAAAAGTATGAGGAAGGCGAGCTACACTATATGTCTGGTACAAGAAGATGTATCAGTGCGCTTATTGACCTCGTATTGGTAGCTGTAGTACTTCAACTTGTGCATGGTGCATTCGTATACGTTTTTCCTAGAGATGAAGCAACTTTCAAAGCCGTAGAAAAATACAAGATGGGAGGAACGCTTAGAGAAGACGAGGCCGCGATAAAAAATGTGTATTTATTTAAAGTAATCACATTGCAAGCCGTGCAGTTGGTAATGGTCTACCTTTACTTCGTGTATTCATGGGTCAAATTTTCCATGACAATAGGCGGGTTTTTAATGAGAATTCAAGTAATAGACGAAGATTCTCTTGAGGCAATAGGAGTAAAACAAGCTACAAAAAGGTTCCTATTCGTCATGCTTTCAGGCTTACCATTAGGTATCGGCATTTTTTGGTCAAATTTCGACCCTAGAAAAAGAGCTTGGCATGACATGCTAGCAAAAACTGTAGTGGTCACAATAAGCAGCTTAGAGAAAAAGAAGGAGTCGTTGGGTAAGTGA